A single Streptomyces mirabilis DNA region contains:
- a CDS encoding succinate dehydrogenase/fumarate reductase iron-sulfur subunit has product MSSYEARFKVWRGDAKGGGLEDFAVEVNDGEVVLDIIHRLQATQAPDLAVRWNCKAGKCGSCSAEINGRPRLMCMTRMSVFTREETITVTPLRAFPVVRDLVTDVGFNYAKARQVPAFVPPAGLGPGEYRMQQEDVDRSQEFRKCIECFLCQDTCHVVRDHEENKAAFAGPRFLMRVAELDMHPLDSAADTGLDRKRTAQDEHGLGYCNITKCCTEVCPEGIKITDNALIPLKERAVDRKYDPLVWLGSKIRRRDSSS; this is encoded by the coding sequence GTGAGCAGCTACGAGGCCCGCTTCAAGGTGTGGCGCGGGGATGCGAAGGGCGGCGGCCTGGAGGACTTCGCGGTCGAGGTCAACGACGGTGAGGTGGTGCTGGACATCATCCACCGGCTCCAGGCGACCCAGGCCCCGGACCTGGCCGTCCGCTGGAACTGCAAGGCGGGCAAGTGCGGTTCGTGCTCGGCGGAGATCAACGGGCGCCCCCGGCTGATGTGCATGACGCGCATGTCGGTGTTCACGCGGGAGGAGACGATCACCGTCACACCGCTGCGCGCCTTCCCGGTCGTAAGGGATCTCGTCACGGACGTCGGCTTCAACTACGCGAAGGCGCGGCAGGTCCCCGCGTTCGTCCCCCCGGCCGGTCTCGGCCCCGGCGAGTACCGCATGCAGCAGGAGGACGTGGACCGCTCGCAGGAGTTCCGCAAGTGCATCGAGTGCTTCCTGTGCCAGGACACCTGCCATGTCGTGCGCGATCACGAGGAGAACAAAGCGGCGTTCGCGGGCCCGCGCTTCCTGATGCGCGTCGCCGAACTGGACATGCACCCGCTGGACTCGGCCGCCGACACCGGCCTGGACCGCAAGCGCACCGCCCAGGACGAACACGGCCTCGGCTACTGCAACATCACCAAGTGCTGCACGGAGGTCTGCCCCGAGGGCATCAAGATCACGGACAACGCCCTGATCCCCCTGAAGGAACGGGCGGTCGACCGCAAGTACGACCCGCTGGTGTGGCTGGGGTCGAAGATCAGGAGGCGGGATTCGTCGTCGTAG
- a CDS encoding fumarate reductase/succinate dehydrogenase flavoprotein subunit, with translation MSVVDRQEWDVVVVGAGGAGLRAAIEARERGARTAVICKSLFGKAHTVMAEGGIAAAMANANEHDNWQVHFRDTMRGGKFLNQWRMAELHAQEAPDRVWELETWGALFDRTKDGRISQRNFGGHEYPRLAHVGDRTGLELIRTLQQKIVSLQQEDMKETGEYESRLKVYQECTVTRVLKDGSRVSGAFCYERESGRFFVLEAPSVVIATGGIGKSFKVTSNSWEYTGDGHALALLAGAPLLNMEFVQFHPTGMVWPPSVKGILVTESVRGDGGVLRNSEGKRFMFEYIPDVFKEKYAQSEEEGDRWYEDPDHNRRPPELLPRDEVARAINSEVKAGRGSPHGGVFLDVSTRMPAEVIRRRLPSMYHQFKELADVDITAEAMEVGPTCHYVMGGIAVESDSAAARGVPGLFAAGEVAGGMHGSNRLGGNSLSDLLVFGRRAGLHAAEYAADLAGDRPPVDDIQIDTAAAEALRPFSAEGPEPGTESGRPPENPYTLHQELQQTMNDLVGIIRREAEMEQALEKLAELRVRARRAGVEGHRQFNPGWHLALDLRNMLLVSECVARAALERTESRGGHTREDHPTMERTWRRVNLLCQLTDPTGGLAATDPVHGQIDLSRESTEPIRPDLLALFEKEELVKYLAEEELYE, from the coding sequence ATGTCCGTGGTCGACCGGCAGGAGTGGGACGTCGTCGTGGTCGGTGCCGGGGGCGCCGGACTGCGCGCCGCCATCGAGGCGCGCGAACGAGGCGCCCGTACGGCCGTGATCTGCAAGTCGCTGTTCGGCAAGGCGCACACGGTGATGGCCGAAGGCGGCATCGCGGCGGCCATGGCCAACGCCAACGAGCACGACAACTGGCAGGTCCATTTTCGCGACACCATGCGGGGCGGCAAGTTCCTCAACCAGTGGCGGATGGCCGAACTGCACGCGCAGGAGGCCCCGGACCGGGTGTGGGAGCTGGAGACCTGGGGCGCCCTCTTCGACCGTACGAAGGACGGGCGGATCTCGCAGCGCAACTTCGGCGGCCACGAGTACCCACGGCTCGCACACGTCGGCGACCGGACCGGGCTCGAGCTCATCCGGACTCTCCAGCAGAAGATCGTGTCGCTCCAGCAGGAGGACATGAAGGAGACGGGCGAGTACGAGAGCCGGCTGAAGGTGTATCAGGAGTGCACCGTCACAAGGGTGCTGAAGGACGGCAGTCGCGTCTCCGGGGCGTTCTGCTACGAGCGCGAGTCCGGGCGCTTCTTCGTGCTCGAAGCTCCCTCCGTCGTCATCGCCACCGGCGGTATCGGCAAGTCGTTCAAGGTGACGTCGAACTCGTGGGAGTACACGGGCGACGGACACGCCCTCGCGCTGCTCGCCGGAGCGCCGCTGCTCAACATGGAATTCGTGCAGTTCCATCCGACGGGCATGGTCTGGCCACCGTCGGTGAAGGGGATCCTGGTCACCGAGTCGGTGCGCGGGGACGGCGGGGTGCTCAGGAACTCCGAGGGCAAGCGGTTCATGTTCGAGTACATCCCGGACGTCTTCAAGGAGAAGTACGCGCAGTCCGAGGAGGAGGGCGACCGCTGGTACGAGGACCCGGACCACAACCGGCGTCCCCCGGAGCTGCTGCCGCGTGACGAGGTCGCCCGCGCCATCAACTCCGAGGTGAAGGCGGGTCGCGGGTCACCGCACGGCGGGGTCTTCCTCGATGTGTCGACCCGGATGCCCGCCGAGGTGATCAGGCGCCGGCTGCCCTCCATGTACCACCAGTTCAAGGAGCTCGCGGACGTCGACATCACGGCGGAGGCGATGGAGGTCGGGCCCACCTGTCACTACGTGATGGGCGGCATCGCGGTCGAGTCGGACTCGGCCGCCGCGCGCGGCGTACCGGGGCTGTTCGCCGCCGGTGAGGTCGCGGGCGGCATGCACGGTTCCAACCGGCTCGGCGGCAACTCCCTCTCCGACCTGCTGGTCTTCGGGCGACGGGCGGGACTGCACGCCGCCGAGTACGCCGCCGACCTGGCCGGGGACCGCCCGCCCGTGGACGACATCCAGATCGACACGGCGGCGGCCGAGGCCCTGCGGCCCTTCTCGGCCGAGGGTCCGGAGCCCGGTACGGAGAGCGGACGCCCGCCCGAGAACCCCTACACCCTCCACCAGGAACTCCAGCAGACCATGAACGACCTGGTCGGCATCATCCGCCGCGAGGCCGAGATGGAACAGGCCCTGGAGAAACTCGCGGAGCTGCGGGTACGGGCACGGCGGGCCGGAGTCGAGGGCCACCGGCAGTTCAACCCCGGCTGGCACCTCGCCCTCGACCTGCGCAACATGCTCCTGGTCAGCGAGTGCGTGGCCCGCGCCGCCCTGGAGCGCACGGAGTCACGCGGCGGCCACACCCGCGAGGACCATCCGACGATGGAGCGGACCTGGCGTCGCGTCAACCTCCTGTGTCAACTCACGGATCCCACGGGCGGGTTGGCGGCCACCGACCCGGTGCACGGCCAGATCGACCTCAGCCGCGAGAGCACCGAACCCATTCGTCCCGACCTGCTCGCCCTCTTCGAGAAGGAGGAGCTGGTCAAGTACCTCGCCGAAGAGGAGCTCTACGAGTGA
- a CDS encoding glycoside hydrolase family 18 protein: MDKQHTGTGVEPVEETTATPAGAGTDTGAGTERGAGGPEDDGGRTSPSRVPAWLRTVGRGWRHPRLRWPKRVALALVLVSVLSLLAVGTALRVNYAGDPGSGTWTRNRDALWMGHAWVDGRKKDADVKALAERLRTTGIRDLYVHAGPLEHDGTLPESAYPKARWLVEAVHRELPGVRVQAWLGDVLATEGEVGMRLERAATRAAVVRSAGQILDAGFEGAHFDLEPLHSGDSNYLSLLDDLRRVTRAHDAQLSVAAHQIDPLPNLHSVAGAFTAHPKWWSQSFFGQVARRVDQIAVMSYDTALPLESLYGGYVAEQTSLALEVTPKSTDLLMGLPFYYEDNMDHHGSAETVAAAVRGARLGLSRTDRTREHFGVALYVDFAAREKDWTAYEEGWVR, translated from the coding sequence ATGGACAAGCAGCACACGGGGACCGGGGTGGAGCCGGTGGAGGAGACGACGGCGACACCGGCCGGGGCGGGGACGGACACCGGGGCGGGGACAGAGAGGGGAGCGGGCGGGCCGGAGGACGACGGGGGCCGTACCTCCCCGAGCCGTGTCCCCGCCTGGCTTCGAACGGTGGGCCGGGGCTGGCGGCACCCCCGCCTCCGCTGGCCCAAACGGGTCGCGCTCGCGCTCGTTCTGGTGTCGGTGCTCTCCCTGCTCGCCGTGGGCACCGCCCTGCGGGTCAACTACGCCGGAGACCCGGGCTCCGGTACCTGGACCAGGAACCGTGACGCCCTCTGGATGGGCCACGCCTGGGTGGACGGCCGGAAGAAGGACGCGGACGTCAAGGCGCTCGCGGAGCGGCTGCGGACGACCGGGATCCGGGATCTGTACGTGCACGCGGGACCGCTGGAGCACGACGGGACCCTGCCCGAGTCGGCGTACCCGAAGGCGCGTTGGCTGGTCGAGGCCGTGCACCGCGAACTGCCCGGCGTCCGCGTCCAGGCCTGGCTCGGCGACGTGCTCGCCACCGAGGGGGAGGTCGGGATGCGCCTGGAACGGGCGGCCACCCGGGCCGCCGTCGTCCGCTCCGCCGGACAGATCCTCGACGCCGGTTTCGAGGGCGCCCACTTCGACCTGGAGCCCCTGCACTCCGGCGACTCGAACTACCTTTCCCTGCTCGATGATCTGCGCCGCGTCACCCGGGCCCACGACGCCCAGCTCTCCGTCGCCGCCCACCAGATCGACCCGCTCCCGAACCTCCACTCCGTCGCGGGCGCCTTCACGGCACACCCCAAGTGGTGGTCCCAGTCGTTCTTCGGGCAGGTCGCCCGCCGGGTCGACCAGATCGCCGTGATGTCGTACGACACGGCGCTTCCGCTGGAGAGCCTGTACGGGGGTTACGTCGCCGAGCAGACCTCCCTTGCTCTCGAAGTCACCCCGAAATCGACCGACCTGCTGATGGGGCTGCCCTTCTACTACGAGGACAACATGGACCACCACGGCTCCGCCGAGACGGTCGCGGCGGCCGTCCGCGGCGCCCGCCTCGGTCTCTCCCGCACCGACCGCACCCGGGAACACTTCGGCGTCGCCCTGTACGTGGACTTCGCCGCCCGGGAGAAGGACTGGACGGCGTACGAGGAAGGCTGGGTCCGGTGA
- a CDS encoding phosphotransferase family protein, with protein sequence MTVTRRPLTRDELAPLARAALGPARTLTAVTRLRGGSKKGVYRLLLDDGSSAVAYVWDPAEDYWDAEPADPRDSFSHASGLDLFTAAYDRLTALGIRTPRLLFADRTHTRVPSDVAVVEDIRGGSLEDLLHRDPEAAAGPLRELAEALRTLHAHPAPRHGKVAVVDNGGSAHGGSCEQVVLERALADLAEASARDPRIAAVREALHDRLHTLAERVRPRSRVGLVHGELGPDHVLVDEHGHPVLIDIEGLLYFDAEWEHVFLRQRFHHGYDAYAALRADGLDEDRLRLYRLAMHLSLVAGPLRLLDGDFPDPEFMRAIAEHSIGQTLTLLENPVP encoded by the coding sequence GTGACGGTCACCCGCAGACCGCTCACGAGGGACGAGCTGGCGCCCCTCGCCCGTGCCGCCCTCGGCCCGGCCCGGACGCTCACCGCTGTCACCCGTCTGCGCGGCGGCAGCAAGAAGGGTGTCTACCGGCTCCTCCTCGACGACGGCTCCAGCGCGGTCGCCTATGTCTGGGACCCGGCCGAGGACTACTGGGACGCGGAGCCGGCGGACCCCCGAGACTCCTTCTCGCACGCCTCCGGGCTCGACCTCTTCACCGCCGCGTACGACAGACTCACCGCCCTCGGCATCCGCACCCCCCGCCTGCTGTTCGCCGACCGCACACACACGCGCGTGCCCTCGGACGTTGCCGTGGTGGAGGACATACGCGGCGGCAGCCTGGAGGACCTGCTGCACCGCGACCCCGAGGCCGCCGCGGGGCCCCTGCGGGAACTGGCCGAGGCCCTGCGCACCCTGCACGCCCACCCCGCACCACGCCACGGAAAGGTCGCCGTCGTCGACAACGGCGGCAGCGCGCACGGCGGTTCGTGCGAGCAGGTCGTCCTCGAACGGGCGCTGGCCGACCTGGCGGAGGCCAGCGCACGCGACCCCCGGATCGCCGCCGTACGCGAGGCCCTGCACGACCGTCTGCACACCCTCGCCGAGAGGGTCCGCCCGCGCAGCCGCGTCGGCCTGGTCCATGGCGAACTCGGCCCGGACCACGTGCTCGTGGACGAGCACGGCCACCCCGTCCTCATCGACATCGAGGGCCTGCTCTACTTCGACGCCGAGTGGGAGCACGTCTTCCTGCGACAGCGCTTCCACCACGGCTACGACGCCTACGCAGCACTGCGCGCCGACGGCCTCGACGAGGACCGGCTGCGCCTCTACCGCCTGGCCATGCACCTCTCACTGGTCGCGGGCCCGCTCCGGCTCCTCGACGGCGACTTCCCGGATCCGGAGTTCATGCGGGCGATCGCGGAACACAGCATCGGGCAGACCCTCACGCTGCTGGAGAACCCCGTGCCATGA